Proteins found in one Zea mays cultivar B73 chromosome 1, Zm-B73-REFERENCE-NAM-5.0, whole genome shotgun sequence genomic segment:
- the LOC100284001 gene encoding Chlorophyll a-b binding protein 4, chloroplastic, whose protein sequence is MASVTARAPVAALRPSSASLKSSSAFLGHSSRLGRTASPTRRSLKAEAKGEWLPGLPSPSYLDGSLAGDNGFDPLGLAEDPENLRWFVQAELVNGRWAMLGVAGMLIPEVLTKAGLINAPQWYDAGKSEYFASSSTLFVVEFILFHYVEIRRWQDIKNPGSVNQDPIFKSYSLPPHECGYPGSVFNPLNFAPTLEAKEKELANGRLAMLAFLGFLIQHNVTGKGPFDNLLQHLSDPWHNTIIQTFSG, encoded by the exons ATGGCGTCCGTCACCGCCCGCGCCCCGGTAGCGGCCCTTCGCCCGTCGTCGGCATCGCTCAAGTCGTCGTCGGCCTTCCTTGGCCACTCTAGCCGCCTCGGCCGCACCGCGTCTCCCACGAGGCGCAGCCTCAAGGCGGAGGCCAAGGGCGAGTGGCTCCCCGGCCTTCCCTCCCCCTCCTACCTCGACGGCAG CCTGGCGGGTGACAATGGCTTCGACCCGTTGGGCCTGGCGGAGGACCCCGAGAACCTGCGGTGGTTCGTGCAGGCGGAGCTGGTGAACGGCCGGTGGGCCATGCTTGGCGTGGCCGGGATGCTCATCCCGGAGGTGCTGACCAAAGCCGGGCTGATCAACGCGCCGCAGTGGTACGACGCCGGCAAGTCGGAGTACTTCGCGTCGTCGTCCACGCTGTTCGTGGTCGAGTTCATCCTGTTCCACTACGTGGAGATCCGGCGGTGGCAGGACATCAAGAACCCCGGCAGCGTCAACCAGGACCCCATCTTCAAGAGCTACAGCCTGCCGCCGCACGAGTGCGGCTACCCGGGCAGCGTCTTCAACCCGCTCAACTTCGCGCCCACGCTCGAGGCCAAGGAGAAGGAGCTCGCCAACG GGAGGCTGGCGATGCTGGCGTTCCTGGGCTTCCTGATCCAGCACAACGTCACCGGCAAGGGGCCCTTCGACAACCTGCTGCAGCACCTGTCTGACCCATGGCACAACACCATCATCCAGACCTTCTCCGGTTGA
- the LOC100217199 gene encoding polypyrimidine tract-binding protein homolog 1-like isoform X1 → MPPGSATQFRYTQTPSKVLHLRNMPWECTEEELVDLCKPFGRVVNTMCNVGANRNQAFVEFADQNQAISMVSYYASSSEPAQVRGKTVYIQYSNRQEITNNKGTGDSSGNVLLVTFEGVQPNDVTIEVIHLVFSAFGFVHKIATFEKAAGFQALIQYTDAPTALEAKNSLDGRSIPKYLLPEHIGACHMRITFSAHKDLNIKFQSHRSRDYTNPYLPVNQTAIEGIVQENLQPTVGPDGKVKEPESNVLLASIENMQYAVTVDVLHTVFSAFGAVQKIAMFEKNGGMQALIQYPDITTAAVAKQALEGHCIYDGGYCKLHLSYSRHTDLNVKAHDERSRDYTLSDPNVQLQAAAQTPVLRSPGVAWQNTASVPAAPFYASTATSTPIGVGQVAAWNPNMQAGSFASASTAYPNQPLMANSMPHYPAIGSSSGAPPVAFQASQQMTQYSMPPGAPPHAPPAGQSIYYPK, encoded by the exons ATGCCGCCCGGGTCGGCGACGCAATTTCGGTACACGCAGACGCCGTCCAAGGTGCTGCATCTTCGGAACATGCCATGGGAGTGCACCGAGGAGGAGCTCGTCGACCTCTGCAAACCCTTCGGCCGGGTCGTAAACACCATGTGCAACGTCGGCGCTAACCGCAACCAGGCATTCGTCGAGTTT GCAGATCAAAACCAGGCAATTTCAATGGTGTCCTATTATGCTTCATCTTCAGAACCTGCTCAAGTTCGTGGTAAAACTGTATATATCCAATATTCAAACAGGCAAGAAATTACTAACAATAAAGGCACTGGGGATTCTTCTGGCAATGTTCTACTTGTCACTTTTGAAGGTGTTCAGCCTAATGATGTTACCATAGAAGTTATTCATTTG GTTTTTTCGGCATTTGGGTTTGTTCACAAGATAGCTACTTTTGAGAAAGCAGCTGGTTTCCAG GCACTTATCCAGTATACTGATGCCCCAACTGCTCTTGAAGCTAAAAACTCATTGGATGGAAGAAGCATCCCAAA ATATTTACTTCCAGAACATATCGGTGCCTGCCACATGCGCATAACCTTTTCTGCGCATAAGGATTTGAATATCAAATTTCAGTCGCATCGCAGCAG GGATTACACCAATCCTTACCTTCCTGTGAACCAAACAGCAATTGAGGGGATTGTGCAG GAAAATTTGCAGCCCACGGTGGGCCCTGATGGGAAGGTAAAGGAGCCTGAGAGCAATGTACTTTTAGCATCAATTGAGAACATGCAATATGCTGTGACAGTGGATGTTCTGCACACT GTGTTTTCTGCTTTTGGAGCTGTTCAAAAAATTGCAATGTTTGAGAAGAATGGTGGAATGCAGGCTCTAATCCAATATCCAG ATATAACTACCGCAGCCGTTGCTAAACAAGCTTTGGAGGGACACTGCATATATGATGGTGGTTACTGTAAGCTTCATCTGTCATACTCTCGTCATACTGATCTCAATGTAAAG GCACATGATGAGAGAAGCAGGGACTACACTCTTTCAGACCCTAACGTGCAGCTGCAAGCTGCTGCACAAACGCCAGTTCTAAGGTCTCCGGGAGTGGCATGGCAGAACACTGCATCAGTACCAGCTGCTCCTTTTTATGCAAGCACAGCGACTTCAACTCCTATTGGAGTTGGACAGGTGGCTGCTTGGAATCCTAACATGCAGGCAGGGAGTTTTGCATCTGCATCGACTGCATACCCCAACCAACCATTAATGGCCAACTCCATGCCTCACTATCCTGCTATTGGATCGAGTTCCGGTGCCCCACCAGTAGCATTTCAGGCTTCGCAGCAGATGACACAGTATAGCATGCCCCCTGGTGCTCCGCCGCACGCACCACCAGCTGGCCAATCGATTTACTACCCGAAGTAA
- the LOC100217199 gene encoding Polypyrimidine tract-binding protein homolog 1-like isoform 2 (isoform 2 is encoded by transcript variant 2) produces MPPGSATQFRYTQTPSKVLHLRNMPWECTEEELVDLCKPFGRVVNTMCNVGANRNQAFVEFADQNQAISMVSYYASSSEPAQVRGKTVYIQYSNRQEITNNKGTGDSSGNVLLVTFEGVQPNDVTIEVIHLVFSAFGFVHKIATFEKAAGFQALIQYTDAPTALEAKNSLDGRSIPKYLLPEHIGACHMRITFSAHKDLNIKFQSHRSRDYTNPYLPVNQTAIEGIVQPTVGPDGKVKEPESNVLLASIENMQYAVTVDVLHTVFSAFGAVQKIAMFEKNGGMQALIQYPDITTAAVAKQALEGHCIYDGGYCKLHLSYSRHTDLNVKAHDERSRDYTLSDPNVQLQAAAQTPVLRSPGVAWQNTASVPAAPFYASTATSTPIGVGQVAAWNPNMQAGSFASASTAYPNQPLMANSMPHYPAIGSSSGAPPVAFQASQQMTQYSMPPGAPPHAPPAGQSIYYPK; encoded by the exons ATGCCGCCCGGGTCGGCGACGCAATTTCGGTACACGCAGACGCCGTCCAAGGTGCTGCATCTTCGGAACATGCCATGGGAGTGCACCGAGGAGGAGCTCGTCGACCTCTGCAAACCCTTCGGCCGGGTCGTAAACACCATGTGCAACGTCGGCGCTAACCGCAACCAGGCATTCGTCGAGTTT GCAGATCAAAACCAGGCAATTTCAATGGTGTCCTATTATGCTTCATCTTCAGAACCTGCTCAAGTTCGTGGTAAAACTGTATATATCCAATATTCAAACAGGCAAGAAATTACTAACAATAAAGGCACTGGGGATTCTTCTGGCAATGTTCTACTTGTCACTTTTGAAGGTGTTCAGCCTAATGATGTTACCATAGAAGTTATTCATTTG GTTTTTTCGGCATTTGGGTTTGTTCACAAGATAGCTACTTTTGAGAAAGCAGCTGGTTTCCAG GCACTTATCCAGTATACTGATGCCCCAACTGCTCTTGAAGCTAAAAACTCATTGGATGGAAGAAGCATCCCAAA ATATTTACTTCCAGAACATATCGGTGCCTGCCACATGCGCATAACCTTTTCTGCGCATAAGGATTTGAATATCAAATTTCAGTCGCATCGCAGCAG GGATTACACCAATCCTTACCTTCCTGTGAACCAAACAGCAATTGAGGGGATTGTGCAG CCCACGGTGGGCCCTGATGGGAAGGTAAAGGAGCCTGAGAGCAATGTACTTTTAGCATCAATTGAGAACATGCAATATGCTGTGACAGTGGATGTTCTGCACACT GTGTTTTCTGCTTTTGGAGCTGTTCAAAAAATTGCAATGTTTGAGAAGAATGGTGGAATGCAGGCTCTAATCCAATATCCAG ATATAACTACCGCAGCCGTTGCTAAACAAGCTTTGGAGGGACACTGCATATATGATGGTGGTTACTGTAAGCTTCATCTGTCATACTCTCGTCATACTGATCTCAATGTAAAG GCACATGATGAGAGAAGCAGGGACTACACTCTTTCAGACCCTAACGTGCAGCTGCAAGCTGCTGCACAAACGCCAGTTCTAAGGTCTCCGGGAGTGGCATGGCAGAACACTGCATCAGTACCAGCTGCTCCTTTTTATGCAAGCACAGCGACTTCAACTCCTATTGGAGTTGGACAGGTGGCTGCTTGGAATCCTAACATGCAGGCAGGGAGTTTTGCATCTGCATCGACTGCATACCCCAACCAACCATTAATGGCCAACTCCATGCCTCACTATCCTGCTATTGGATCGAGTTCCGGTGCCCCACCAGTAGCATTTCAGGCTTCGCAGCAGATGACACAGTATAGCATGCCCCCTGGTGCTCCGCCGCACGCACCACCAGCTGGCCAATCGATTTACTACCCGAAGTAA
- the LOC100217199 gene encoding polypyrimidine tract-binding protein homolog 1-like isoform X2, producing the protein MPPGSATQFRYTQTPSKVLHLRNMPWECTEEELVDLCKPFGRVVNTMCNVGANRNQAFVEFADQNQAISMVSYYASSSEPAQVRGKTVYIQYSNRQEITNNKGTGDSSGNVLLVTFEGVQPNDVTIEVIHLVFSAFGFVHKIATFEKAAGFQALIQYTDAPTALEAKNSLDGRSIPKYLLPEHIGACHMRITFSAHKDLNIKFQSHRSRDYTNPYLPVNQTAIEGIVQPTVGPDGKVKEPESNVLLASIENMQYAVTVDVLHTVFSAFGAVQKIAMFEKNGGMQALIQYPDITTAAVAKQALEGHCIYDGGYCT; encoded by the exons ATGCCGCCCGGGTCGGCGACGCAATTTCGGTACACGCAGACGCCGTCCAAGGTGCTGCATCTTCGGAACATGCCATGGGAGTGCACCGAGGAGGAGCTCGTCGACCTCTGCAAACCCTTCGGCCGGGTCGTAAACACCATGTGCAACGTCGGCGCTAACCGCAACCAGGCATTCGTCGAGTTT GCAGATCAAAACCAGGCAATTTCAATGGTGTCCTATTATGCTTCATCTTCAGAACCTGCTCAAGTTCGTGGTAAAACTGTATATATCCAATATTCAAACAGGCAAGAAATTACTAACAATAAAGGCACTGGGGATTCTTCTGGCAATGTTCTACTTGTCACTTTTGAAGGTGTTCAGCCTAATGATGTTACCATAGAAGTTATTCATTTG GTTTTTTCGGCATTTGGGTTTGTTCACAAGATAGCTACTTTTGAGAAAGCAGCTGGTTTCCAG GCACTTATCCAGTATACTGATGCCCCAACTGCTCTTGAAGCTAAAAACTCATTGGATGGAAGAAGCATCCCAAA ATATTTACTTCCAGAACATATCGGTGCCTGCCACATGCGCATAACCTTTTCTGCGCATAAGGATTTGAATATCAAATTTCAGTCGCATCGCAGCAG GGATTACACCAATCCTTACCTTCCTGTGAACCAAACAGCAATTGAGGGGATTGTGCAG CCCACGGTGGGCCCTGATGGGAAGGTAAAGGAGCCTGAGAGCAATGTACTTTTAGCATCAATTGAGAACATGCAATATGCTGTGACAGTGGATGTTCTGCACACT GTGTTTTCTGCTTTTGGAGCTGTTCAAAAAATTGCAATGTTTGAGAAGAATGGTGGAATGCAGGCTCTAATCCAATATCCAG ATATAACTACCGCAGCCGTTGCTAAACAAGCTTTGGAGGGACACTGCATATATGATGGTGGTTACT GCACATGA
- the LOC100217199 gene encoding Polypyrimidine tract-binding protein homolog 1-like isoform 1 (isoform 1 is encoded by transcript variant 1): MPPGSATQFRYTQTPSKVLHLRNMPWECTEEELVDLCKPFGRVVNTMCNVGANRNQAFVEFADQNQAISMVSYYASSSEPAQVRGKTVYIQYSNRQEITNNKGTGDSSGNVLLVTFEGVQPNDVTIEVIHLVFSAFGFVHKIATFEKAAGFQALIQYTDAPTALEAKNSLDGRSIPKYLLPEHIGACHMRITFSAHKDLNIKFQSHRSRDYTNPYLPVNQTAIEGIVQPTVGPDGKVKEPESNVLLASIENMQYAVTVDVLHTVFSAFGAVQKIAMFEKNGGMQALIQYPERCRSS; the protein is encoded by the exons ATGCCGCCCGGGTCGGCGACGCAATTTCGGTACACGCAGACGCCGTCCAAGGTGCTGCATCTTCGGAACATGCCATGGGAGTGCACCGAGGAGGAGCTCGTCGACCTCTGCAAACCCTTCGGCCGGGTCGTAAACACCATGTGCAACGTCGGCGCTAACCGCAACCAGGCATTCGTCGAGTTT GCAGATCAAAACCAGGCAATTTCAATGGTGTCCTATTATGCTTCATCTTCAGAACCTGCTCAAGTTCGTGGTAAAACTGTATATATCCAATATTCAAACAGGCAAGAAATTACTAACAATAAAGGCACTGGGGATTCTTCTGGCAATGTTCTACTTGTCACTTTTGAAGGTGTTCAGCCTAATGATGTTACCATAGAAGTTATTCATTTG GTTTTTTCGGCATTTGGGTTTGTTCACAAGATAGCTACTTTTGAGAAAGCAGCTGGTTTCCAG GCACTTATCCAGTATACTGATGCCCCAACTGCTCTTGAAGCTAAAAACTCATTGGATGGAAGAAGCATCCCAAA ATATTTACTTCCAGAACATATCGGTGCCTGCCACATGCGCATAACCTTTTCTGCGCATAAGGATTTGAATATCAAATTTCAGTCGCATCGCAGCAG GGATTACACCAATCCTTACCTTCCTGTGAACCAAACAGCAATTGAGGGGATTGTGCAG CCCACGGTGGGCCCTGATGGGAAGGTAAAGGAGCCTGAGAGCAATGTACTTTTAGCATCAATTGAGAACATGCAATATGCTGTGACAGTGGATGTTCTGCACACT GTGTTTTCTGCTTTTGGAGCTGTTCAAAAAATTGCAATGTTTGAGAAGAATGGTGGAATGCAGGCTCTAATCCAATATCCAG AGAGGTGTCGGAGTTCGTGA